Proteins found in one Candidatus Cloacimonadota bacterium genomic segment:
- a CDS encoding cob(I)yrinic acid a,c-diamide adenosyltransferase, which yields MVQIYTGDGKGKTTAALGSIARMLGYGKRVCLIQFMKKNISYGEIRFYEKIELIDIFQFGTDKLIEPGHPSVIDFDEAQAALTKAREAINSNQYNLIVLDEINVAVAWGLIDLGDQIKLLDIKTQSEIIMTGRSAHPQIIEKADLVTEMKEVKHYYPKGVKARKGFEF from the coding sequence ATGGTTCAGATATATACTGGTGATGGGAAAGGTAAAACCACGGCTGCTTTGGGATCTATAGCGCGAATGTTGGGTTATGGGAAGAGGGTCTGTTTGATCCAGTTTATGAAGAAGAATATCTCTTATGGTGAGATTCGATTTTATGAAAAGATCGAATTGATAGATATCTTTCAGTTTGGAACTGATAAATTGATCGAACCGGGGCACCCTTCTGTCATTGATTTTGATGAGGCACAGGCAGCTCTGACAAAAGCGCGTGAAGCCATTAATAGTAATCAGTATAACTTAATTGTTCTTGATGAAATAAATGTTGCTGTAGCTTGGGGTTTGATCGATCTGGGGGATCAAATAAAACTCTTAGATATTAAAACTCAGTCAGAAATAATAATGACCGGTAGATCAGCTCATCCCCAAATTATCGAGAAAGCTGATCTGGTTACTGAAATGAAAGAAGTAAAACATTACTACCCAAAAGGGGTTAAAGCCAGAAAGGGCTTTGAGTTTTAG
- a CDS encoding LemA family protein → MKNLLIVLLIIIVVIIIFVGLFIGRYNRMQQLRVNIDQGWADVQTQLMRRFDLIPNLVETVRGYAAHEQETFRAVTEARARVGGIMEVSEDLLNDPEAFQRFQEAQNTLAGAVQRLLMVTEAYPELKANQNFIRLQDELAGTENRIAVERRRFNEAVGEYNRTIVVFPNNMIAGMFNLERAQFFEAPEETQVAPTVEF, encoded by the coding sequence ATGAAAAACTTACTTATAGTACTCTTGATCATCATAGTTGTCATCATAATATTTGTCGGTCTGTTTATTGGCAGATATAATAGAATGCAACAGTTAAGGGTTAATATTGATCAGGGATGGGCTGATGTTCAGACACAGCTTATGCGTCGTTTTGATTTGATACCAAATTTAGTGGAAACGGTCAGAGGATATGCAGCTCACGAACAGGAGACTTTTAGAGCCGTCACAGAAGCTCGAGCCAGAGTCGGTGGGATCATGGAAGTTTCAGAAGATTTACTAAATGACCCGGAAGCATTCCAAAGATTTCAAGAAGCGCAAAATACTTTAGCCGGTGCTGTGCAACGACTCTTAATGGTGACAGAAGCTTATCCTGAGCTAAAAGCTAATCAAAATTTTATCAGATTACAGGATGAATTAGCCGGAACAGAAAACAGGATCGCTGTAGAGAGAAGAAGATTCAACGAAGCTGTAGGAGAGTATAATCGAACTATAGTTGTCTTCCCGAATAATATGATTGCCGGTATGTTCAATCTGGAAAGAGCTCAATTCTTTGAAGCTCCAGAAGAAACACAAGTTGCACCAACTGTTGAGTTTTAA
- the lpxK gene encoding tetraacyldisaccharide 4'-kinase — translation MRWDKLLYRKTIINYLLYPFSLSFSLILVMRRKAYQTGIFSSFKADIKTISVGNIVSGGSGKTPFTIYLAKLLTLRGYKVAVSHRGYKGKYEKTNLLISDREKLRYDCPQAGDEAILIARKLSGIPVIVGRDRKRSIIILQNEFPDLDLIILDDSFQHLKVRKDLEFVLFNSQTKLGNGFVLPAGILREPIKALYQSDCLVYNGTDEVPGILQRFNKKIIRVDYQMFNITLPNGETLSPDSLKDKRIALISGIGQPRSFEQTVTMAGLKYEKHFCFPDHYDYQDNKKLERMIQEIKNRFDLLLTTEKDFIKINKYSDSLPLASVNIELESPDEELLIMLCEEKLLQI, via the coding sequence ATGAGATGGGATAAATTATTATACAGAAAAACGATCATTAACTACCTGCTCTACCCGTTTTCTCTGAGCTTCTCACTGATTTTAGTCATGCGAAGGAAAGCTTACCAAACAGGAATCTTCAGCAGTTTTAAGGCCGATATTAAGACCATATCAGTTGGAAACATCGTCAGTGGTGGAAGTGGCAAGACACCTTTCACTATATACTTAGCTAAATTACTAACACTAAGAGGGTATAAAGTAGCCGTCTCTCACCGTGGATACAAAGGAAAGTACGAAAAGACCAACCTTCTTATATCAGACAGGGAAAAGCTCAGATACGATTGCCCCCAAGCGGGAGATGAAGCGATCTTAATTGCTCGAAAGCTGTCGGGTATTCCCGTTATTGTCGGCAGAGACAGAAAAAGATCCATAATAATACTCCAAAATGAGTTTCCGGACTTAGATTTAATTATTCTCGATGATTCTTTTCAACATCTAAAAGTAAGAAAGGATCTTGAGTTTGTACTCTTTAACTCTCAAACAAAGCTTGGGAATGGTTTTGTCTTGCCGGCAGGAATATTAAGAGAACCCATAAAAGCACTGTATCAATCGGACTGTCTTGTTTACAACGGTACCGACGAAGTACCCGGCATACTGCAGAGATTCAATAAGAAGATAATCAGAGTTGATTATCAGATGTTCAATATCACACTACCCAATGGTGAAACGCTATCTCCGGATTCATTAAAAGATAAAAGGATAGCTCTTATTTCAGGCATAGGACAACCGAGATCATTTGAACAGACAGTAACCATGGCTGGACTAAAGTATGAAAAACATTTTTGCTTTCCCGATCACTATGATTATCAAGACAACAAAAAACTCGAGAGAATGATTCAAGAGATAAAAAATAGATTTGATTTGCTCTTGACGACAGAGAAAGATTTTATCAAAATTAATAAATATTCCGATTCATTACCTTTAGCTTCAGTAAATATCGAATTAGAATCTCCGGACGAAGAGTTATTGATCATGCTCTGTGAAGAGAAATTATTGCAGATTTAA